The stretch of DNA TCACCGGATTGACGTTAGGATATGCGACATAACCCTCTGAATTTGCATCGGGATGGGAAGGCTCATATTTGTATCTAAATTCGCTCTCATCGCGTACCACTTTATCGACAGCTACGCTCATTATAGCAGGATTGGCATTCTGTTGCAAGAATGGGTCATCCAAGGGATTCTCGTACTCTAGCATATTGTTATCGCCAGAAATTTTTGCATTTAAGGTTTTGTTAAAATCAATTGCTTTAAAAACAACATCTTTACGCTGATAAGGGCCGCCTTCACTGGTACGTGTTGTGTTTGCATTAGCGATGTTAGAGCTAATGACATCCATACGAAAACGTTGTGCGGAAAGTCCATAACTGCTGATATCAAAACTACTTAAATATGCCATTGTTTTTCCTTACACTTTAGACGAATATTCGATAACGCTTTTAAAAATAAGACCATTTTTTTGTAATCCAGATGTTAACGCATTAAACATCATCGCATTTTTACCAAGTTCAGATGATTCTACATCTAAATCGACCGTATTTCCATCATTTCGAGCCATTTGTCCGTCTCTGAGATAAATAGTCGACTTAGAACTATCAAAACCGGTTGCACCATTAAGATGAGCTGCATCGGTTTGTGCCATTTCAAGTTTAGTTGAAGCACTGTTCTCGCCGTAAATTTCTTTTTTCTTTGCAATTAAGGCTGATTCAAAATCAATATCACGTGCTTTATAAAAAGGTGTATCAATGTTGGCAATGTTACTTGAGACCAAATCTTGTCGCATTGCTCTAGCATTTAGTCCTGCTTCTAAAAGTTCATTTGATTTAGAGGTCACAAAGCTCATTTTTCGCCTTCTTTCACGAGATATTTTATACAAGCAAATTATATTCCATATCGCTTCATAATTAGGTTTAATCTATTTTAGTGTAAAATGATATAAATCCTAAACTATACAATAAGAAACCATGGAAACAGATAAAATACTTTTTTCACTTAGCACCCTTGCCATCTTTGTAGGCATTGTTTTTTCATTGTCTCTCCCTGTGTTTACAACACTCTTTTTTGACTATTCCGAGTACCATTTTTTTGTTCGACAATTTGCGGTAGGCATGATCAGTATCACCATTATGTGGGGGCTTTCGCAAGTAGATCCTGACAAATTCTTAATCCATATTGGCTTTACAATTTTCCTTAGCTGTCTTCTTTTAATGGGTGTGATGCACTACCTCCCCGAATCACTTGTTACCTCTGCTGGTGGAGCAAAAAGATGGATCAGACTTCCTGGTTTTTCACTTGCCCCTGTTGAGTTTTTTAAGATTGGTTTTGTTTACTTTCTTGCATGGAGTTTTGCTCGAAAACTCAATAACAATAAAAAGACCCTCAAAGAAGAGATGAAGCTCATTCTTCCTTACTTAGCTGTTTTTGTTTTGGTTATCTACTTGATTGCCGTTATGCAAAATGACCTTGGACAAGTTATCGTTTTAGCCTTAACACTTGCGGTCATGGCATTTTTTGCAGGTACAAGTTTACAGCTTTTTATGCTCGCCATTCTAGGTTCAATTTTTGTCTTTTTAATAGCTATTTTTAGCTCAAGTCATCGTATTTTAAGGATTAAAACATGGTGGGCAACCATTCAAAACATGGTTCTCTCACTCTTTCCTGACAAAATTGCGGCTGTTTTAAGAGTCGATGACGCACCAGAACCGTACCAAATCTCACACTCGCTTAATGCCATCAAGCATGGTGGTATTTTTGGTGAAGGCATCGGAAATGGCATGTTTAAATTAGGGTATCTTAGTGAAGTACATACCGACTTTGCTCTTGCTGGCATTGCAGAAGAACTCGGTGCACTGGGTGTTACATGCTTAACACTGGTCATCATCACCATTATTTATCGTATCTTTAAAATCGCCAGTCGCAGCTCCAATAAAGTCTATTATCTCTTCTCACTTGGTATTGGATTACTCATTGTTTTCTCATTTTTGATGAATGCTTATGGTATTACTTCTATCACGCCGATTAAAGGTATTTCTGTTCCATTTATCAGCTATGGAGGTAGCTCCATCTTAGCGCTCTCTGTGGGCATCGGAATGGTGCTCATGATCAGTAAAAAGGCGAAGCTATGATCGCGATTACAGGCGGTGGTACGGGTGGACACCTCGTTATTGCCAAAGCTATTAAAGAAGAACTAAATCGTCGTGGAATTAAACCTATTTACATTGGTTCTACCGCAGGACAAGATAAATCATGGTTTGAACACGATACAGGATTTGAAAAAACCTATTTTCTTAAGAGTCAAGGCGTTGTTAATAAAAAAGGACTCCATAAGCTTCTTACACTCTTCTCTATCTTCCGTTCAGCCTTTACATGTAAAACTCTTTTCAAAAAACATCAGATCAAATATGTTTTTTCCGTAGGAGGCTATTCTGCGGCTCCTGCTTCATTTGGGGCACTCCTATGCGGTATTCCTCTGTACATCCATGAGCAAAATGCTATACAAGGCAAACTCAACACATTACTTAGACCTTTTAGCAAAGCTTTCTTTAGCTCGTACGATGAAAAAGCTATTTACACGAGCTATCCTGTCAGCGAAGCTTTTTTTGCTATTAGACGAGAGCGTATGCACTTAAAAACCATCATCTTTTTGGGTGGAAGTCAAGGAGCTTCTTTTATTAATGCACTCGCACAAAAAATTGCTCCATTGTTGCACCGCGAAGGTATTGCTATTATTCATCAGACAGGTAAAAAAGAGTTTGAGGCAATGAAAAAGTTTTATGATAAAGAAGACATTCCAGCCGATGTCTTTGACTTTTCGAAAGAGATTTCCACCAAACTTGCGTTGGCAGACTTTGCCATTAGTCGCTCAGGTGCGAGTACACTCTGGGAACTTTGTGCAGCAGGCGTACCAGCTCTCTTTATCCCTTTTCCTCACGCTGCGGCTAATCATCAGTATTTTAATGCCAAGATGCTAGCAGATCAAAAGCTAGCCCTTATTCTTCAACAAAGTAGTACCATTGAGCCTATAACTCTTTTAGAGCAGATCAAACAACTTGATCTTAAAAGCATTTCAAACAACTTGGCACACATGATCCAAGAAGGTGGTGCTAGAGAAATTGTCAATACTATATTACAAACCCAAAAGAAGGAGAAACCATGTTAGAAAACCTTATCGTTCGCATTGCAACCAGAGACGATGCGAAAGAGATCGCAACCTTTAACGTACTTTTCGCCAAAGAAACTGTCAATAAAAATGTTCCTCTCGCCCTTACTACAGAAGGGGTTCATCAAGTCTTTTCAAAATTTCATAATGGGTTCTATATTATTGCAACCATTGAAAATGTCATTGTTGGATTAGCGATGATTACCAGAGAGTGGAGTGATTGGAACAATGGTGCATATTATTGTATTCAGAGTATTTTTGTCACGGATCATGAGCATGAAAAAGAGATTCATGATGCACTTTTAGATAAATCAAAAGATCTAGCAAAAGAGCACTATGATGTATGTGGCATCAGACTTTACGTTCATAAAGACGATAAAGCAACACAAAAAGCATATGAAGAGATGGGATTGCAAAAAACAAAATATAGGGTATTTGAAGAGACGTTTTAAACGAAGTGGTGCGCCCGAAGGAATTCGAATCCCTGACCTCCGGTACCGCAAACCGATGCTCTATCCAGCTGAGCTACGAGCGCACATATTTGTTTGAGGTCGGTATTATATCTTAGCTAATATAAATTAAGTATTAAAAAAAGAGCCAAAATGTCATTTAATGTACAAAAAACACTTAGAACATCCTTGAAAAGCTCTTGGACGATTCTAAAGCTTATTGTTCCTATCTACATTTTGGCAGATATTTTATTTTATTACGACCTTCTCTCTCACATTACATTTATTTTTAAACCTCTCGTTTCACTTTTAGGGCTTCCACAAGAAGCTGCCCTTGCCATCGTTAGTGGGCTTTTCTTGAATCTCTATGCAGCTATCGCCTTTGCCGCACCGTTGGGACTTGGCGGTAAAGAGTGGACGATTTTAGCTGTATTTTTAGGCATTGCACATGCATTACTGGTTGAAACCGAAATCATGAAACGCTTGGGTATTTCAAGGCTTTATTCCATTTGTTTACGATTGGGCGTAGGACTTCTCGTTGGAGGCTTGACTTCAAGACTTCCAGATGCATGGTTTAGTCATACAGCAAGCAGTGTGGCTTTAAGCCCAGCGCATCCAACATACACTTCACTCTTTGCTCTGCTGCAAAATTCTTTGTTCGAATCTTTTTCATTATCGTTGAAAATTATTGCATTGGTTACAATGCTTATCTTTTTTCTTGATTTTATCAAATCACTGCCAATAATCGAAAAACATTCACAAAAAGTTAACAGCGGTTTTTCTATTTTAGTAGGCGTCATCTTAGGTATTACGTATGGAGCGGGTATATTGATTTCAGAGTATGAAAAAGGGATTTTAGGGAAAAGAGAGATTCTTTTTATTGGAACCTATTTGATGATTTGTCATGCCATTATTGAAGATACCCTACTCTTTTTAATCTTTGGAGCCAATCCTTGGATTATCATTGGAATGCGCCTTAGTTTTGCAACACTGCTCGCTTATCTCGTTGTAAAGTATTATAAAACTACTTAACCTCTTGCGCATACACTTCATCGAGTAACTCAACAAAACTCATTGGCTCCATATATCCAGCAAACTCATCTATGATTTTAAGATCACGTGGTGATAAGATTAGATTGGTTGGAAAATACTTTACATGTAAAGCCTTTGGCAACGTAGGATCTTCTTGATGAATGTTTACATGTAAATATTTTTTAGCAATAAGCTGATTAAATTTAGGTACCTCAAAAATCTCTTTTTGCATTTTAAGGCAATAAGGGCACCCCTCTTTTTCAACACTTAAGAGAATGAGCTTATTTTCTCTCATAGCTCTTTGACGCTCAATTTCTAAAAACTCGGCTTTTAATGAGAGTGAACTTAGCATAACCATCATTGCTATTTGAAACCATTTTTTCATCTACGAACCACTTTCATTTTCTGCTGGATTAATAAACCAATTATAATAAAAATAAGACCAATAAACGTTGAAAAAAGAATAGTTTCACCTACAAAAAAAGAGATAAAAAACAAAGATAGGAAAGGAGAAATAAAAATAAGATTTGCAATTTTTGCAGTATTCGTGCTCAGCTTCATCGCTTGTAGCCACAAGACAAAGGTTATCCCCATCTCAAAAACGCCTACATAAATTGAGCCTAAAAAACCATAGATATTAAATGTCAAAGGATGCGATGTCACAAGGGCATAAAGTAAAATACCAGGGACACCAAAGAGGAAATTGATAAAAAGTCCAATCAGCGGATCTACATGTAATTTGGTATTGTAAAGCCAATAAAGTGACCATAGCACCGTTGAAAAAAGTGCTAGAAAAACACCTGTGAGGTTTGAAAAAGAAAAATTTAAAAGATCACCATGTGTAGAGATAACCAAAACACCAAAGTAACACATAACTCCTGCAATAAAATCATACAAGCTGACTTTTTGTTTTAAGATCAAAACAGAGAGATAGGTTAATGTTAATGCCCACGTATAGTTGATAGGCTGTGCCTCTTGTGCTGGCAAAAGCTCATAAGCATGAAAGAGCATTAAATAGTAGATAAACGGGTTTATAAGTCCTAGCAAGGCAAGTTGAAAATAGGTTTTTTTTGAATAGGTCAATAGGAGATAAAATTTCTTTTGGTACCCTATAACAACAAAAAATACACATAATGAGAAAAACGAAGCATAAAGAAGAAGTTGTAACGCATCAAAATAGGCTAATGTGAGTTTAAAAGCACTTGCAACCGTTGACCAAAGTAAAACAGCAGACAGAGCAAAAAAATAAGATTTTGATTGATTTTTTTCCAAGAAAGACCGCCTTTAAATAAGACGAAATGAGGGATAAAAAGGTAGATTAAAGAATAAGGAATCACGGAACTGGCAGCGACCTACGTTTCCATCCCAGTAAGGGAAAGTATTATCGGCGATGAAGAGCTTAGCTTCCTGGTTCGAAATGGGACAGGGCGTTTCCTC from Sulfurospirillum arsenophilum NBRC 109478 encodes:
- the flgC gene encoding flagellar basal body rod protein FlgC, producing MAYLSSFDISSYGLSAQRFRMDVISSNIANANTTRTSEGGPYQRKDVVFKAIDFNKTLNAKISGDNNMLEYENPLDDPFLQQNANPAIMSVAVDKVVRDESEFRYKYEPSHPDANSEGYVAYPNVNPVIEMSNLVEATRAYQANVSAFQSAKSIAQSAIDILKG
- the flgB gene encoding flagellar basal body rod protein FlgB, with amino-acid sequence MSFVTSKSNELLEAGLNARAMRQDLVSSNIANIDTPFYKARDIDFESALIAKKKEIYGENSASTKLEMAQTDAAHLNGATGFDSSKSTIYLRDGQMARNDGNTVDLDVESSELGKNAMMFNALTSGLQKNGLIFKSVIEYSSKV
- a CDS encoding FtsW/RodA/SpoVE family cell cycle protein: METDKILFSLSTLAIFVGIVFSLSLPVFTTLFFDYSEYHFFVRQFAVGMISITIMWGLSQVDPDKFLIHIGFTIFLSCLLLMGVMHYLPESLVTSAGGAKRWIRLPGFSLAPVEFFKIGFVYFLAWSFARKLNNNKKTLKEEMKLILPYLAVFVLVIYLIAVMQNDLGQVIVLALTLAVMAFFAGTSLQLFMLAILGSIFVFLIAIFSSSHRILRIKTWWATIQNMVLSLFPDKIAAVLRVDDAPEPYQISHSLNAIKHGGIFGEGIGNGMFKLGYLSEVHTDFALAGIAEELGALGVTCLTLVIITIIYRIFKIASRSSNKVYYLFSLGIGLLIVFSFLMNAYGITSITPIKGISVPFISYGGSSILALSVGIGMVLMISKKAKL
- the murG gene encoding undecaprenyldiphospho-muramoylpentapeptide beta-N-acetylglucosaminyltransferase, producing the protein MIAITGGGTGGHLVIAKAIKEELNRRGIKPIYIGSTAGQDKSWFEHDTGFEKTYFLKSQGVVNKKGLHKLLTLFSIFRSAFTCKTLFKKHQIKYVFSVGGYSAAPASFGALLCGIPLYIHEQNAIQGKLNTLLRPFSKAFFSSYDEKAIYTSYPVSEAFFAIRRERMHLKTIIFLGGSQGASFINALAQKIAPLLHREGIAIIHQTGKKEFEAMKKFYDKEDIPADVFDFSKEISTKLALADFAISRSGASTLWELCAAGVPALFIPFPHAAANHQYFNAKMLADQKLALILQQSSTIEPITLLEQIKQLDLKSISNNLAHMIQEGGAREIVNTILQTQKKEKPC
- a CDS encoding GNAT family N-acetyltransferase encodes the protein MLENLIVRIATRDDAKEIATFNVLFAKETVNKNVPLALTTEGVHQVFSKFHNGFYIIATIENVIVGLAMITREWSDWNNGAYYCIQSIFVTDHEHEKEIHDALLDKSKDLAKEHYDVCGIRLYVHKDDKATQKAYEEMGLQKTKYRVFEETF
- a CDS encoding thioredoxin fold domain-containing protein is translated as MKKWFQIAMMVMLSSLSLKAEFLEIERQRAMRENKLILLSVEKEGCPYCLKMQKEIFEVPKFNQLIAKKYLHVNIHQEDPTLPKALHVKYFPTNLILSPRDLKIIDEFAGYMEPMSFVELLDEVYAQEVK
- a CDS encoding DMT family transporter; this encodes MEKNQSKSYFFALSAVLLWSTVASAFKLTLAYFDALQLLLYASFFSLCVFFVVIGYQKKFYLLLTYSKKTYFQLALLGLINPFIYYLMLFHAYELLPAQEAQPINYTWALTLTYLSVLILKQKVSLYDFIAGVMCYFGVLVISTHGDLLNFSFSNLTGVFLALFSTVLWSLYWLYNTKLHVDPLIGLFINFLFGVPGILLYALVTSHPLTFNIYGFLGSIYVGVFEMGITFVLWLQAMKLSTNTAKIANLIFISPFLSLFFISFFVGETILFSTFIGLIFIIIGLLIQQKMKVVRR